CGTGACCGTCAATGGCTGGGTTGGTCCCGCGCCCGGCGAGACCGGTGGCGGACCTCCCAGTTCCAGTTGGGACATGCACGGCGGCAACATGGGGATGGGCAACGCGTTCAGCACGGGTTCTTATGGCATGGGTTTTTGCCTGCCGCGGCTGGACCAGGCGCTCTCCGCGCTGCTCACGGATTTGAAGGATCGCGGGATGCTGGACGACACGCTCGTCGTGGCCGTCGGCGAATTCGGGCGCACGCCGGTCATCCTCACGCAGGGGCCGCCCGGCCGCCAGCACTGGCCGCAGTGCTTCTCGGCGATCATCGCGGGCTGCGGCATTCGCGGCGGGGCAATTTACGGCGAGTCCGACAAGACTGCGTCCTACCCGGTGAGCAATCCCGTCACGCCGCAGGACCTTCACGCCACCGTGTTGCACGCGCTTGGGGTCCCGTTGAATGATCTCGGAAAGAACACCGGCATCATTCGTCCGCCCTTCTCCACCGGCAAACCGGTCACGGCGCTGTTCGGATAAAACGGCGGGAGGGCCACACCGGGTTCACCCGGCGTGCATCTCACTCCGTTTCCGGCTCGTCCGACTTCTTCGCCTGAAGCAATTCCTCATACGCCGCCTCACCCTGCTCGACAGCTTGCGCGGGGTTCATGCGGGCGAACGTCACCGCCATGAGCGCCGGGAAAAAGCCGTCCACGACCGTGCACGCGGAGAAGAGCCAGCAGGCGAGTTGGCCCTCGGTCGGCGGGGTTTCGACGATTTCCGCGGACATGCGCAGCGACACCTCGCCGTCCGAGTAATCGAGCAGGAAGCGGGCGTTGCGGAGGATGAAGTTGACGCGCATGAGGAACTCGACGACGGCGGCGCGGCGCGCGGGCGGGATGCTCACGGGAACGCGGCAGATCAGCTCGAGCAATTCGCGCGGCTGCGTGACCTGATAGAAGAGGTTCACCGTGACATGGCTGAGAACCATCCGGACCGACAGGGCCTCGCCGCCACCCTCGACGTGGTGGATAAGCGACGAGCCGGCGAGGAACTGGCGGACCGTTTCGAGCGTTGGATTGAGGACGGCGGGTGCGGTGGCGGGGGTTGGATTTGTCATGCGGGGAGACTACGCCCCCACGTCGGACAACGGCGGTCGCACGGCGCCGCGCCGAAATCCACTTGCCTGCCGGACGTCCGCGGATAGTGTTTGCCACGATGAATCCCGCGGCGGCCATTCGCATCTTGCTGCTCGCCTCCGTGCTGCCCGTCCCGGCGTTCGGTCAGGTCGCGGCGACCATCAACGTCAACACCACGGTGGTGCCCACGCGCGCGGCGGTGCTCAGTGGCGGGCGGTGGAACAACTCCTTCCTTCCGCGCCAGCCGGTGCTCTCCCATCCAATGGGTGGTCCCGCGCTCGGGCCGAACTATGCCGCCGCGGGCCGGAACGCCTCCGGGCTCGTGACCGTGGCGCCCGCGCCCGGCGCTCCCGCAGCGCTGGCGACGCGGGTGCCGCAGCCGGTTGTCCCCGCGCGTCCCGCGGCTGCGACTCCCGCGCCCGGTTCGAAGCTGCCGCCGCTTGCACAGGTGCTTGCACCGCCCGCGCCCGCGCCTGCGCCGCGCCAGGCATCCCAAAGCGCGCAAGTCGCGCGCCGGGTCGTCGAGGTGCAGAAGGCCCGGGCGAAGGAAGGTTCGCCGGAGGCGCAATTCGACCTCGGCGTCCGTTACATGAACGGCGACGGCGTGCTGCCGGACCTCGAACGCGCGCGTCATTGGCTCACGGAAGCCGCGCTCAGCGGCCACGCCGCCGCCGCGCGAAAACTCGCGGAACTCGACGCGTTGCCGCGCTGAGTTGTCCGGCGGGAGCGGGCCCGTCCGACCTCCCGGCCCGCCCAAACACCGCTCCGCTCACCCACGCTTCACGTTCGCGCCGCAGTGGGCGCAGAAGTTCGCCGAGGGCGGGCAGTCCGTGCCGCAGTTCGCGCAGGCCACGTGCTCGTCGAGGTGCCGGTGATGGATGACGAGGTTGCGCACGTAGGGAATCCACGTGAACGCGTAGGCGAAGATGAACACCGAGTCGCGCTTGCCGACGAGCGCATAGAGGAAGAGCAGCAGCGAACCCACGAGGCTCAGCCACCAAAACGCGACCGGCACCACCACCTGCTTTTTCTTTTCCGTCGCGCGCCATTGCACGAAGAAGCGCGCCGCAAAGACCGCGTTGCCGAGCCACCCCACGACCTTCCACACCGACCACGTGATGCCGAGGAACTTCCCGTCGAAGAACACCAGGTCGTGCAGCCAGTCCATGCGCGGAGGATGGTCGCGGCGCGGGAAAAAGGGAAGTGTTCAGCTGCCGCGCCCTCATGGGAACGGACGCAAACATATCGTCGCCAGCCCCCGCGCGCGGGTGCTATAAACCGCCATGCTCACGCGCCGCACTTTGCCTCAAGTCATCGCCACCCTTGCCGTCGTCGTTCTCGGCTGTGCCGCGCAGGGCGTCGCCGCGGACGCCGGCGCGCGCTGGTTCAAGGGCAATCTGCACACGCACTCGTTCTGGAGCGATGGCGATGACTTCCCGGAAATGATCGCCGACTGGTATCGGACGCACGGCTACGACTTCCTCGCGATCTCCGACCACAACACGTTCCAGGACACGAACCGGTTCCGCGAGATCACCGGCAACCGCCTTTACGAGGCGGCGCTCGAGAAATACCAGCGGCGCTTCGGCGACTGGGTCGAAACGGAGGTGCGCAGCCGCATCGTGTTCGCGCGGCTGAAGACCTTTGACGAGTTCCGGAAAAAGGTCGAGGAGCCGGGCAAGTTCCTGCTCATCCGCGCCGAGGAGATCACCGATTCATCGAAGCTCCCGCCCGCGCCGGTGCACATCAACGGCATCAACCTGCGCAAGCTCATCAAGCCGCTCGGCGGCTCGAACATCGTCGAGATCATGCAGAACAACTTCGACGCCGTGGACGAGCAGCGGCGCGCGACGGGCGTGCCGATGTTCGCGCACTTGAACCATCCGAACTTCGGCTTCGCGATCACCGCGGAGGAATTCATGCAGGTGCGCGGGCAGCGGTTCTTCGAGGTCTACAACGGGCACAATCGCGTTTACAACTTCGGCCACACAAACGCCACGCCGGGCATGGACCGCTTCTGGGACATCGTGCTCACGTGGCGCCTCGGCGTGCTCGGGCTCGGCGTCGTCTACGGCGTGGGCACCGACGATTCGCACCACTACCACGACATCGCGCTCTACAAGGGCATCGATGCCGCGAAGAAAGCCGCCGCACCAAAGAAGGAGGCCGAGTCCAAGAAACCCAAGGAAACCGCGCCGGCTGTCACCCCAAAAACCGTCGCCGACGACGCCGCGGCCGCACGCGACCCGAACCGCGACCTCGTGACCAAGACCTACTCCGGCCGCGGCTGGGTGGTTGTCCGCGCGCCGAGCCTCGCGCCCGAGTCCATCGTCGCCGCGATGGAGGCCGGGGATTTCTACGCGAGCAACGGCGTGAAACTGCGCGACGTCCGCCGCGGCCCCGGCGAATACCGCGTCGAGATCGAACCCGAGGCGGGCGTGAGTTACACCACGCAATTCATCGGCACGCGGAAGGGCTTCAACCGCGACAACCAGCCGGTCCGCAACGCCGCCGGCGAGCGGCTCCGCAAGACGCACACCTACAGCGCCGACGTCGGCGCCATCCTCGCCGAGGTGAAGGGCCCGGTTGCGAGCTACCGCCTCAAGGGCGACGAGATTTACGTCCGCGCCCGCGTCATCTCCACGAAGACCAAGCAGAACCCGTCCGAACTCGGCGAGGTCGAGCAGGCGTGGGCGCAGCCGCTCGTGA
This Verrucomicrobiota bacterium DNA region includes the following protein-coding sequences:
- a CDS encoding SEL1-like repeat protein yields the protein MNPAAAIRILLLASVLPVPAFGQVAATINVNTTVVPTRAAVLSGGRWNNSFLPRQPVLSHPMGGPALGPNYAAAGRNASGLVTVAPAPGAPAALATRVPQPVVPARPAAATPAPGSKLPPLAQVLAPPAPAPAPRQASQSAQVARRVVEVQKARAKEGSPEAQFDLGVRYMNGDGVLPDLERARHWLTEAALSGHAAAARKLAELDALPR
- a CDS encoding lipid A biosynthesis acyltransferase; the protein is MDWLHDLVFFDGKFLGITWSVWKVVGWLGNAVFAARFFVQWRATEKKKQVVVPVAFWWLSLVGSLLLFLYALVGKRDSVFIFAYAFTWIPYVRNLVIHHRHLDEHVACANCGTDCPPSANFCAHCGANVKRG